From one Amycolatopsis sp. FDAARGOS 1241 genomic stretch:
- a CDS encoding glutamate--tRNA ligase, whose product MLDRAVIDALFPADLPEPEHWEQRYPARPLPDGAKVTRFGPSPTGFVHIGGIYVATIDQDVARRSGGRYLVRVEDTDQSREVEGALEQFERGFSYFHLAADEDSLRGGDYGPYRQSEREQIYLTYVRHLLREGRAYIDFATKDELASITARQQATKLPTGYYGSWAIWRDADPADVQAKLDAGEPWVVRFRAPDDSGQRVRFTDAIRGTIEAEANRNDVVILKSSEQSPRLPTYHFAHAVDDHLMRVNLVIRGDEWISSVPVHQQLFEALGFEPITYAHIAPLMKQEGGSKRKLSKRKDPEASVDFYIEAGYPTEAVLYYLRGLANGRLAELPLEQALREPINLDECGVAGPLVDLVKLDDISADHVATLSGEDILAAVRTWAQQFDPELDSVLDSSEELALRALSVERVGVENPRKDLKKWSEFRAVYGFFFPQLLAPVTGPDDERIAALGVAPDVVRAVASDFVENYQQLDDGQEWFQQIRDVAAKHGFARNAKEFKKDPDAFPGSIREASQIIRVTITGSTRSPDLHSITQALGRDETLRRFGPLVS is encoded by the coding sequence ATGCTGGACCGAGCGGTCATCGACGCCCTGTTCCCCGCGGATCTGCCCGAGCCGGAGCACTGGGAACAGCGCTACCCGGCGCGGCCGTTGCCCGACGGCGCGAAGGTGACCCGGTTCGGCCCGTCCCCGACGGGCTTCGTGCACATCGGCGGCATCTACGTGGCCACCATCGACCAGGACGTCGCGCGCCGCTCGGGCGGCCGCTACCTGGTGCGCGTGGAGGACACCGACCAGTCGCGCGAGGTCGAGGGCGCGCTGGAGCAGTTCGAGCGCGGCTTCTCCTACTTCCACCTCGCCGCCGACGAGGACTCGCTGCGCGGTGGTGACTACGGCCCGTACCGCCAGTCGGAGCGCGAGCAGATCTACCTCACCTACGTGCGCCACCTGCTGCGCGAAGGCCGCGCGTACATCGACTTCGCGACGAAGGACGAGCTCGCGTCCATCACCGCGCGCCAGCAGGCGACCAAGCTGCCCACCGGCTACTACGGCTCGTGGGCGATCTGGCGCGACGCCGACCCGGCCGACGTGCAGGCGAAGCTCGACGCCGGCGAGCCGTGGGTCGTGCGGTTCCGCGCGCCCGACGACAGCGGTCAGCGCGTACGCTTCACCGACGCCATCCGCGGCACGATCGAAGCCGAGGCCAACCGCAACGACGTGGTGATCCTCAAGAGCTCCGAGCAGAGCCCGCGGCTGCCCACCTATCACTTCGCGCACGCCGTGGACGATCACCTGATGCGCGTGAACCTCGTGATCCGCGGCGACGAGTGGATCTCGTCGGTGCCGGTGCACCAGCAGCTGTTCGAGGCGCTCGGGTTCGAGCCGATCACCTACGCGCACATCGCCCCGCTGATGAAGCAGGAGGGCGGCAGCAAGCGCAAGCTGTCGAAGCGCAAGGACCCCGAGGCGTCGGTCGACTTCTACATCGAGGCCGGCTACCCGACCGAGGCCGTCCTGTACTACCTGCGCGGGCTCGCGAACGGCCGGCTCGCCGAGTTGCCTCTCGAGCAGGCGCTGCGGGAACCGATCAACCTCGACGAGTGCGGTGTCGCGGGACCGCTCGTGGACCTGGTGAAGCTCGACGACATCTCCGCCGACCACGTCGCGACGCTGTCGGGTGAGGACATCCTCGCGGCAGTGCGCACGTGGGCGCAGCAGTTCGACCCGGAGCTGGACTCCGTGCTCGACTCGTCTGAGGAACTGGCGCTGCGGGCGCTGTCCGTCGAGCGCGTCGGGGTCGAGAACCCGCGCAAGGACCTCAAGAAGTGGAGCGAGTTCCGCGCGGTCTACGGGTTCTTCTTCCCGCAGCTGCTCGCACCTGTGACCGGGCCGGACGACGAGCGCATCGCCGCGCTCGGCGTCGCGCCGGACGTCGTGCGCGCGGTCGCCTCGGACTTCGTCGAGAACTACCAGCAGCTCGACGACGGGCAGGAGTGGTTCCAGCAGATCCGCGACGTCGCGGCGAAGCACGGTTTCGCCCGCAACGCCAAGGAGTTCAAGAAGGACCCCGACGCGTTCCCGGGTTCGATCCGCGAGGCCTCGCAGATCATCCGTGTCACGATCACCGGGTCCACGCGCAGCCCGGACCTGCACTCGATCACGCAGGCGCTGGGCCGCGACGAGACCCTGCGCAGGTTCGGCCCGCTCGTTTCGTGA
- a CDS encoding PadR family transcriptional regulator: MRRHPFPGARGAHFEHGEHGRPAFGPWAREFGEFGFGPGGPRGRRGHGPGGRRGHGPRRGRRGDVRAAILVLLAEQPRHGYEIIREIGERSGGFWKPSPGSIYPTLQMLADEGLVVSNDENGKKLFQLTDEGRAAAEQQTGTPPWEHFAEEVDPVEVDLRKAGATLAAAVVQVMRAGSPGQQARVVDVLNEARRSIYTILGEVEDDSAEDGSPETAE; this comes from the coding sequence ATGAGACGACATCCCTTCCCCGGTGCGCGAGGCGCGCACTTCGAGCACGGTGAACACGGCCGTCCGGCGTTCGGCCCTTGGGCCCGCGAGTTCGGCGAGTTCGGGTTCGGTCCCGGCGGTCCTCGCGGCCGGCGCGGACACGGTCCGGGCGGGCGGCGGGGGCACGGCCCGCGTCGCGGCCGACGCGGCGACGTCCGCGCGGCGATCCTGGTCCTGCTGGCGGAGCAGCCGCGGCACGGCTACGAGATCATCCGCGAGATCGGCGAGCGCAGCGGCGGCTTCTGGAAGCCCAGCCCCGGCTCGATCTACCCGACGCTGCAGATGCTGGCCGACGAGGGCCTGGTCGTGAGCAACGACGAGAACGGCAAGAAGCTGTTCCAGCTCACCGACGAAGGCCGCGCGGCGGCGGAGCAGCAGACCGGTACCCCGCCGTGGGAGCACTTCGCCGAGGAGGTCGACCCCGTCGAGGTCGACCTGCGCAAGGCGGGCGCCACGCTCGCGGCGGCGGTGGTGCAGGTGATGCGCGCCGGCTCCCCGGGCCAGCAGGCCCGCGTGGTCGACGTGCTCAACGAGGCACGCCGCTCGATCTACACGATCCTCGGTGAGGTCGAAGACGATTCCGCCGAAGACGGCTCGCCGGAGACGGCCGAGTGA
- a CDS encoding class I SAM-dependent methyltransferase, whose protein sequence is MRWFSRSAASSHSAEVLPSPNIWYYQRAYELENRAQDAGGEIWRALREECEWAGRDVLDIGCGDGFHLPYFAREARSVLGVEPHAPLARDAAKRVAELPNVSVKEGRAQRLPVADASVDVVHARTAYFFGPGCEPGLREAERVLRPGGSIVIVDLDATSEPYGGWMRADLPHYDPVAVERFFAAEGFRLRRVATRWQFADHASLESVLKIEFSPKVAERAVAEVLRGTGSGLAAGVTLPVGYRVHTRGKPTGLVLPGHSAVSGEPSSAESSSTSPRIV, encoded by the coding sequence GTGCGATGGTTCTCCCGCTCCGCCGCGTCGTCCCACTCGGCCGAGGTCCTGCCGAGCCCCAACATCTGGTACTACCAGCGGGCTTACGAGCTGGAGAACCGCGCGCAGGACGCCGGCGGTGAGATCTGGCGCGCGCTGCGCGAAGAGTGCGAGTGGGCAGGTCGCGACGTCCTGGACATCGGCTGTGGTGACGGATTCCACTTGCCGTACTTCGCCCGCGAGGCGCGCTCGGTGCTCGGCGTCGAGCCGCACGCACCGCTGGCACGCGACGCGGCGAAGCGCGTGGCGGAATTGCCGAACGTGTCGGTGAAGGAAGGCCGCGCGCAACGGCTGCCGGTCGCCGACGCGAGCGTCGACGTGGTCCACGCGCGCACGGCGTACTTCTTCGGGCCGGGCTGCGAACCGGGGCTGCGCGAAGCGGAGCGCGTGCTGCGGCCCGGCGGGTCGATCGTGATCGTCGACCTCGACGCGACGAGCGAACCCTACGGCGGATGGATGCGAGCGGATCTGCCGCACTACGACCCGGTTGCCGTGGAACGGTTCTTCGCGGCCGAGGGCTTCCGCCTCCGGCGGGTCGCGACGCGCTGGCAGTTCGCCGATCACGCGTCACTGGAGTCAGTGCTGAAGATCGAGTTCAGTCCGAAGGTGGCCGAACGAGCCGTCGCCGAGGTGCTTCGCGGCACCGGCAGCGGGCTGGCCGCCGGCGTGACGCTGCCGGTGGGCTACCGCGTTCACACGCGCGGCAAGCCCACCGGCCTCGTCCTGCCGGGTCACTCGGCCGTCTCCGGCGAGCCGTCTTCGGCGGAATCGTCTTCGACCTCACCGAGGATCGTGTAG
- a CDS encoding VOC family protein, whose translation MSVGSASASAIPAGLPCWIEVACRDEAVTQQFYTGLFGWEYEVHRDPATPTGRYWISSLAGEPTGGLYQAGAQSAPGWTLHISVPHTASAAEWVEYLGGQVTLGPVAIPDRGSIVHAVDASGAPVVFWEAPPNWRFVTGVPNTFSGADLNAHDGAAADHFYTKLFNYASHQIGDGDAFDYVEYLIEHTPVLYRYVMGSEYSRDTPPHWLVYFEVDPARGTDATAGQALMLGGTVVIQPYDTAYGRMAILADPDGAVFAVIDHSRTLDDIGRAEVDDPYDD comes from the coding sequence ATGTCGGTCGGCTCGGCCAGTGCCAGTGCGATTCCGGCCGGGCTCCCGTGCTGGATCGAGGTGGCCTGTCGCGACGAAGCGGTGACGCAACAGTTCTACACCGGGCTTTTCGGCTGGGAGTACGAAGTCCACCGCGACCCCGCGACGCCCACGGGGCGCTACTGGATCTCGTCGCTCGCGGGCGAGCCGACGGGCGGGCTCTACCAAGCGGGTGCGCAGAGCGCGCCCGGCTGGACGCTGCACATCTCGGTGCCGCACACCGCGAGCGCGGCCGAATGGGTGGAATACCTGGGCGGCCAGGTGACTCTCGGCCCCGTCGCGATCCCCGACCGCGGCAGCATCGTGCACGCGGTCGACGCTTCGGGCGCGCCCGTCGTGTTCTGGGAAGCGCCGCCGAATTGGCGGTTCGTCACCGGCGTCCCCAACACCTTCAGCGGCGCCGACCTCAACGCCCACGACGGCGCGGCGGCCGACCACTTCTACACGAAGCTCTTCAACTACGCGAGCCACCAGATCGGCGACGGCGACGCGTTCGACTACGTGGAATACCTCATCGAGCACACGCCCGTGCTCTACCGGTACGTGATGGGTTCCGAGTACAGCCGCGACACTCCCCCGCACTGGCTCGTGTACTTCGAGGTCGACCCGGCGCGCGGCACCGACGCGACGGCCGGCCAGGCGTTGATGCTCGGCGGGACCGTGGTGATCCAGCCGTACGACACCGCATACGGCCGCATGGCGATCCTCGCCGACCCCGACGGCGCGGTGTTCGCGGTCATCGACCACTCGCGCACGCTCGACGACATCGGCCGCGCCGAGGTCGACGACCCCTACGACGACTGA
- a CDS encoding DHA2 family efflux MFS transporter permease subunit, which produces MIASTQERAPARLALTAVCLGFVMITLDATIVNLALPAIGAEFAELSTAALQWVVDSYTVALAAFLLTWGAAGDRWGSRRVFEVGTAVFVVASIACAAAGSLPWLVAARAVQGAGAAALLPSSLALIVHQFPDPGARARALGVWGGLSGVGLAAGPMLGGLAVGLADWRLVFAVNVPIGLIAIVLTRRCVTETTPHQRTRLDVVGQVLGTAALACVVAGFIEAGHAGWTDATTLVLIVAGVVAGIAFVVAEKVITAPVLPLGVLKVRDFAVATAIGGLFNFCLYGTLFCLALFLQRVWHLGALTAGLALVPLTLAVGLNAFFSGGLTHRFGSRVPIIAGGLTALAGSAGLALLPHDRAPVPLIVFSLVFGCCSLAMPAMTSLAMNALPGKAGLAAGVLNAARQTGGAVGVALVGGLLPGTALWVVAGGYAGIVLLTGLLRRQPVGQSS; this is translated from the coding sequence ATGATCGCCTCGACACAGGAACGGGCTCCGGCTCGGCTCGCGCTCACCGCGGTGTGCCTCGGGTTCGTGATGATCACGCTCGACGCGACCATCGTGAACCTCGCACTGCCGGCCATCGGCGCCGAATTCGCCGAACTCTCGACGGCCGCGCTGCAGTGGGTCGTCGACTCCTACACCGTCGCACTGGCCGCGTTCCTGCTCACTTGGGGTGCAGCGGGAGACCGGTGGGGTTCGCGGCGCGTCTTCGAAGTCGGCACCGCGGTGTTCGTCGTCGCCTCGATCGCCTGTGCGGCAGCGGGTTCCCTGCCGTGGCTGGTTGCCGCCCGGGCCGTGCAAGGCGCCGGCGCGGCCGCGCTGCTGCCGTCGTCGCTCGCGCTGATCGTCCACCAGTTCCCCGACCCGGGTGCCCGCGCCCGCGCGCTCGGCGTGTGGGGCGGCCTCAGCGGTGTCGGGCTCGCGGCCGGCCCGATGCTCGGCGGGCTCGCCGTCGGGCTGGCCGACTGGCGGCTCGTGTTCGCGGTGAACGTGCCCATCGGGCTCATCGCGATCGTGCTGACGCGCCGGTGCGTCACGGAGACCACGCCGCACCAGCGGACCCGCCTCGACGTCGTCGGCCAAGTCCTCGGCACCGCGGCGCTGGCGTGCGTCGTCGCGGGGTTCATCGAGGCCGGCCACGCGGGCTGGACGGACGCGACGACCCTCGTGCTGATCGTCGCCGGTGTGGTCGCCGGGATCGCGTTCGTGGTCGCCGAAAAGGTGATCACCGCGCCGGTGCTGCCGCTGGGCGTGCTCAAGGTTCGCGACTTCGCCGTCGCGACGGCCATCGGTGGCCTGTTCAACTTCTGCCTCTACGGCACCCTGTTCTGCCTCGCCCTGTTCTTGCAACGGGTGTGGCACCTCGGCGCGCTCACCGCGGGCCTGGCGCTCGTGCCGCTGACGCTCGCGGTGGGGCTCAACGCGTTCTTCAGCGGTGGTCTCACCCACCGGTTCGGCTCGCGCGTGCCGATCATCGCCGGCGGGCTCACGGCGCTGGCCGGTTCGGCGGGCCTGGCGCTGCTGCCGCACGACCGGGCGCCGGTGCCGCTGATCGTGTTCTCGCTGGTCTTCGGCTGCTGCTCGCTCGCGATGCCCGCGATGACGTCGCTGGCCATGAACGCGTTGCCCGGTAAGGCAGGGCTCGCCGCGGGCGTGCTCAACGCGGCGCGGCAAACCGGCGGCGCGGTGGGCGTCGCGCTCGTCGGCGGGCTGCTGCCGGGCACGGCGCTCTGGGTCGTCGCCGGTGGTTACGCCGGGATCGTGCTGCTCACGGGCCTGCTGAGGCGTCAGCCGGTGGGTCAGTCGTCGTAG
- a CDS encoding phosphatidate cytidylyltransferase: MSQVSEEREERVEHTPPPEPAKEPEPAKKASRAGRNLPAAIGVGLVLGAAIIVSLLTVRFIFIGVIAIAIGVGTFEFAGVLRRVANIKVAMIPVLVGGQAMIWLAWPFGRAGALTAFVITVLACLLWRLPGGADGYLRDISASVFASAYLPLFGAFAAMLVPPDDGVGRVLTFLIAVVASDTGGYIAGVLGGKHPMAPTISPKKSWEGFAGSMVAGIVAGILTISLMLHGHTWQGAVFGAAIVLTATLGDLVESLIKRDLGIKDMGTLLPGHGGIMDRLDSLLPSAVVSWLLLSAFVPA; this comes from the coding sequence ATGAGCCAGGTGAGTGAGGAACGAGAAGAGCGGGTGGAGCACACCCCGCCGCCGGAGCCGGCGAAGGAGCCGGAACCGGCGAAGAAGGCCTCCCGGGCCGGCCGGAACCTCCCGGCCGCCATCGGGGTGGGCCTGGTGCTCGGCGCGGCCATCATCGTTTCCCTGCTCACCGTCCGCTTCATCTTCATCGGGGTCATCGCGATCGCGATCGGGGTCGGCACGTTCGAGTTCGCCGGCGTGCTCCGCCGTGTCGCGAACATCAAGGTCGCGATGATCCCCGTGCTCGTCGGCGGCCAGGCGATGATCTGGCTGGCCTGGCCGTTCGGCCGCGCGGGGGCCCTCACGGCGTTCGTGATCACGGTGCTCGCCTGCCTGCTGTGGCGGCTGCCCGGCGGTGCCGATGGTTACCTCCGCGACATCTCGGCGTCGGTGTTCGCGAGCGCGTACCTGCCGCTGTTCGGGGCGTTCGCCGCGATGCTCGTCCCGCCCGACGACGGAGTCGGCCGAGTGCTCACGTTCCTCATCGCCGTCGTCGCCTCCGACACGGGCGGCTACATCGCCGGCGTCCTCGGCGGCAAGCACCCGATGGCGCCCACGATCAGCCCCAAGAAGTCCTGGGAGGGCTTCGCGGGGTCGATGGTCGCGGGCATCGTCGCCGGCATCCTCACGATCAGCCTGATGCTCCACGGCCACACCTGGCAGGGCGCCGTGTTCGGGGCCGCGATCGTGCTCACGGCCACGCTCGGCGACCTCGTCGAGTCGCTGATCAAGCGCGACCTCGGCATCAAGGACATGGGCACGCTCCTGCCGGGCCACGGCGGCATCATGGACCGCCTCGACTCGCTGCTGCCCTCGGCCGTCGTCTCCTGGCTGCTGCTCTCCGCGTTCGTCCCCGCCTGA
- the frr gene encoding ribosome recycling factor, which translates to MIDETLLDAEEKMEKAVSVAKEDLTSVRTGRATPSMFSRIVVEYYGAPTPLNQLASVNVPEARMALIKPYDQTQIGAIEKAIRESDLGVNPSNDGNVIRIVIPQLTEERRKEMVKVAKGKGEDARVSIRSIRRKAKEELDRIAKDGEAGEDEVVRAEKELQNLTDTYVHQVDELVKHKEAELLEV; encoded by the coding sequence GTGATCGACGAGACCCTCCTCGACGCCGAGGAGAAGATGGAAAAAGCGGTGTCCGTCGCGAAGGAGGACCTGACGTCGGTGCGCACCGGCCGGGCCACCCCATCGATGTTCTCGCGCATCGTCGTCGAGTACTACGGCGCGCCGACCCCGCTGAACCAGCTGGCGAGCGTCAACGTGCCCGAGGCGCGGATGGCGCTGATCAAGCCCTACGACCAGACCCAGATCGGCGCCATCGAGAAGGCGATCCGCGAGTCGGACCTCGGTGTGAACCCGAGCAACGACGGCAACGTCATCCGCATCGTCATCCCGCAGCTCACCGAGGAGCGGCGGAAGGAGATGGTGAAGGTCGCGAAGGGCAAGGGCGAGGACGCCCGCGTGTCGATCCGCAGCATCCGCCGCAAGGCGAAGGAAGAGCTCGACCGGATCGCCAAGGACGGCGAGGCGGGTGAAGACGAGGTCGTGCGCGCCGAGAAGGAACTGCAGAACCTCACCGACACCTACGTGCACCAGGTCGACGAGCTGGTGAAGCACAAGGAAGCCGAGCTGCTCGAGGTCTGA
- the pyrH gene encoding UMP kinase — MGDRVDGGYRRVLLKLGGEMFGGGSIGVDPDVVHSVARQIAAVARTGVQVAVVIGGGNYFRGAELSQRGMDRDRADYMAMLGTVMNCLALQDFLEKEGLPTRVQTAITMGQVAEPYIPRRAERHLEKGRVVIFGAGVGMPYFSTDTAAAQRALELGCEAVLMAKAVDGVYTADPKTDPDAKMFHEITHREVLERDLKVADATAFSLCMDNNMPIIVFNLLTEGNIARAVSGERIGTLVSTPADGASA; from the coding sequence GTGCTGCTGAAGCTGGGCGGCGAGATGTTCGGTGGCGGCTCGATCGGGGTCGACCCCGATGTCGTCCACTCCGTCGCGCGGCAGATCGCCGCGGTCGCGCGCACCGGCGTCCAGGTGGCGGTGGTGATCGGCGGCGGCAACTACTTCCGCGGCGCGGAGCTCTCCCAGCGGGGGATGGACCGTGACCGCGCGGACTACATGGCCATGCTGGGCACCGTGATGAACTGCCTGGCTCTGCAGGACTTCCTGGAGAAGGAAGGCCTGCCCACGCGCGTGCAGACCGCCATCACGATGGGCCAGGTCGCCGAGCCGTACATCCCGCGCCGCGCCGAGCGGCACCTGGAGAAGGGTCGCGTGGTCATCTTCGGCGCCGGGGTCGGCATGCCGTACTTCTCCACCGACACCGCCGCCGCGCAGCGCGCGCTGGAGCTCGGCTGCGAGGCCGTGCTCATGGCCAAGGCCGTGGACGGTGTCTACACCGCGGACCCGAAGACCGACCCGGACGCGAAGATGTTCCACGAGATCACCCACCGCGAGGTGCTCGAACGGGACCTCAAGGTCGCCGACGCCACCGCGTTCAGCCTGTGCATGGACAACAACATGCCGATCATCGTGTTCAACCTCCTCACCGAGGGGAACATCGCCCGTGCGGTGAGTGGTGAGAGGATCGGGACGCTGGTCAGCACCCCCGCCGACGGGGCGTCGGCGTAG